The Struthio camelus isolate bStrCam1 chromosome 5, bStrCam1.hap1, whole genome shotgun sequence genome has a segment encoding these proteins:
- the ANO5 gene encoding anoctamin-5 isoform X10: MSRLGRRADETLIEMALTADGEECNGPLCETVSTTGSEIPSSSEIDKRHESKDSIFFRDGIRRIDFVLSYVDDLTKEWEKKLERRKEFENNLQKAGLELETEDKKESEDGKIYFVKIHAPWEVLITYAEVLNIKVPIKENDIPPMVENPLDCMLTPFRLPEKVMHPEPDYFTAPFSKEKQELYLINDESTFFSPSMRNRIVYYILTRCPYGTEEGKKKFGIKRLLNNGTYSAAYPLHDCQYWKKANDPNCDNERYTLYMEWARFLRFYKEQPLDLIRKYYGEKIGIYFAWLGFYTEMLFLAAVVGLICFLYGFFTMDENMSSKEICDPAIGGEIIMCPLCDRDCDYWKLNTTCASSEYSHLFDNVATLFFAIFMGIWVTLFLEFWKRRQARLKYEWDLVDFEEEQQQLQLRPEYEAKCTQKKKNPVTQEMEPYLPLTSQAVRFCISGTTVLFWVSLIIASMIAVIVYRLAVYAAFASLMENTETLEPISGLLTPQLATSVTASCLNFVIIMILNFLYERIAIWITDMEIPRTHLEYENRLTMKMFLFQFVNYYSSCFYVAFFKGKFVGYPGAYTYMFNRWRNEECDPAGCLIELTTQLTIVMAGKQIWGNIQEAIVPWICNWWGRRKARSNPENLYSRWEQDHDLQVFGALGLFYEYLEMVIQFGFITLFVASFPLAPLLALMNNILEIRVDSWKLTTQYRRPVAAKAHSIGVWQEILNGMAILSVVTNAFIVAFTSDMIPRLVYYYAYSTNEDSPMSGYINNSLSVFQISDFPDRNKPKMNLGDFDTCRYRDYRYPPDHERKYLHTMQFWHILAAKMAFIIIMEHVVFIVKFFVAWMIPDVPADVKAKIKREKYLTQKILHEYELEKLKEKLCRGDNQATEKEFIATEGKVELSRAM; this comes from the exons gaaagaagaaaagaatttgagaACAATCTGCAAAAGGCTGGTTTGGAACTAGAAACAGAAGACaagaag GAATCTGAAGATGGCAAAATTTATTTTGTGAAGATCCATGCCCCATGGGAGGTTCTGATCACGTATGCAGAAGTGCTGAACATTAAAGTTCCTATCAAGGAAAATGATATTCCTCCGATGGTGGAGAACCCTTTGGATTGTATGCTTACACCATTCAGGCTTCCTGAGAAGGTGATGCACCCTGAACCGGATTATTTCACGGCACCATTCAGCAAGGAGAAGCAGGAGTTGTACCTCATTAATGATGAGAGCACTTTCTTCTCACCATCCATGAGAAACAGAATA GTTTATTATATTTTAACACGTTGCCCATATGGGacagaagaagggaagaagaagtTTGGGATTAAAAGACTGCTAAATAATGGCACCTATTCAGCTGCATATCCTCTTCATGAT TGTCAgtactggaaaaaagcaaatgatcCAAACTGTGACAATGAGAGATATACTTTATATATGGAGTGGGCTCGTTTCTTACGTTTCTATAAAGAACAGCCTTTGGACCTTATCAG GAAGTACTATGGCGAGAAGATTGGAATCTATTTTGCCTGGCTCGGATTTTACACTGAGATGTTATTCCTTGCAGCAGTTGTTGGCTTAATCTGTTTTCTCTATGGCTTTTTTACAATGGATGAAAATATGAGCAG caaagAAATCTGTGACCCTGCAATTGGAGGAGAGATCATCATGTGCCCTCTTTGTGACCGAGACTGTGACTACTGGAAGCTAAATACCACCTGTGCGTCTTCAGAG TATTCCCATTTGTTTGATAACGTGGCAActcttttttttgccattttcatgGGCATATGGG ttACTCTGTTCTTGGAGTTTTGGAAGAGACGGCAAGCTAGACTGAAATACGAGTGGGACTTGGTTGATTttgaagaggagcagcagcaactCCAGCTGAGGCCTGAGTATGAAGCCAAATGTACCCAAAAGAAGAAGAACCCTGTAACTCAG GAGATGGAGCCTTATTTGCCTCTAACTAGCCAGGCTGTGCGGTTCTGCATCTCAGGAACTACAGTGTTGTTCTGG GTATCTCTGATTATAGCTAGCATGATAGCCGTGATCGTGTATCGTCTTGCAGTGTATGCTGCCTTTGCCAGCCTCATGGAGAATACTGAGACTTTAGAACCCATCAGTGGATTACTGACTCCTCAACTGGCAACTTCAGTCACAGCCTCATGCCTGAATTTTGTCATCATCATGATACTTAATTTCTTATATGAGAGAATAGCTATCTGGATTACTGATATGG AGATTCCCAGAACTCATCTGGAGTATGAGAACAGGCTGActatgaaaatgtttctgttccAGTTTGTCAACTACTATTCTTCCTGCTTCTATGTGGCCTTCTTCAAAGGGAAGTTTGTTGGTTACCCAGGTGCATACACGTACATGTTTAATCGCTGGCGAAATGAAGAG TGTGATCCTGCAGGCTGCTTGATAGAGTTGACGACACAGCTCACCATAGTCATGGCTGGTAAACAGATCTGGGGAAATATCCAAGAGGCCATTGTACC CTGGATTTGTAACTGGTGGGGACGTCGGAAAGCGAGAAGTAATCCAGAAAATTTATACAGTCGCTGGGAGCAGGACCATGATCTGCAAGTATTCGGAGCCTTGGGCCTATTCTATGAATATCTAGAAATgg TAATTCAGTTTGGATTTATTACTCTCTTTGTGGCCTCCTTTCCTCTGGCTCCCCTTCTTGCTCTGATGAATAATATTTTGGAGATCCGAGTAGACTCCTGGAAGTTAACCACTCAGTACAGGAGACCTGTTGCTGCCAAAGCGCATAGTATAGGAGTTTGGCAAGAAATCCTGAACGGAATGGCCATCTTGTCTGTTGTCACTAAT GCTTTTATTGTTGCATTCACATCAGATATGATTCCTCGTTTAGTTTACTACTATGCTTATTCTACAAACGAAGACTCACCTATGTCTGGATACATAAACAATAGTTTGTCAGTGTTTCAAATCTCGGATTTTCCTGACAGAAACAAGCCAAAAATGAATCTAGGTGATTTTGACACGTGCAG GTACAGAGACTATCGATATCCTCCAGATCATGAGAGGAAATATTTACACACTATGCAGTTCTGGCATATTCTTGCTGCAAAAATGGCCTTTATAATTATTATGGAG CATGTTGTATTCATCGTCAAATTCTTTGTAGCGTGGATGATTCCTGATGTCCCTGCAGACGTGAAAGCCAAAATAAAACGTGAAAAGTACTTAACACAGAAAATCCTCCATGAGTATGAACTtgaaaaactgaaggagaagCTGTGTCGAGGTGATAATCAAGCCACAGAAAAGGAGTTCATTGCCACAGAAGGAAAAGTGGAGTTATCCAGAGCAATGTAG
- the ANO5 gene encoding anoctamin-5 isoform X11 has protein sequence MVENPLDCMLTPFRLPEKVMHPEPDYFTAPFSKEKQELYLINDESTFFSPSMRNRIVYYILTRCPYGTEEGKKKFGIKRLLNNGTYSAAYPLHDCQYWKKANDPNCDNERYTLYMEWARFLRFYKEQPLDLIRKYYGEKIGIYFAWLGFYTEMLFLAAVVGLICFLYGFFTMDENMSSKEICDPAIGGEIIMCPLCDRDCDYWKLNTTCASSEYSHLFDNVATLFFAIFMGIWVTLFLEFWKRRQARLKYEWDLVDFEEEQQQLQLRPEYEAKCTQKKKNPVTQEMEPYLPLTSQAVRFCISGTTVLFWVSLIIASMIAVIVYRLAVYAAFASLMENTETLEPISGLLTPQLATSVTASCLNFVIIMILNFLYERIAIWITDMEIPRTHLEYENRLTMKMFLFQFVNYYSSCFYVAFFKGKFVGYPGAYTYMFNRWRNEECDPAGCLIELTTQLTIVMAGKQIWGNIQEAIVPWICNWWGRRKARSNPENLYSRWEQDHDLQVFGALGLFYEYLEMVIQFGFITLFVASFPLAPLLALMNNILEIRVDSWKLTTQYRRPVAAKAHSIGVWQEILNGMAILSVVTNAFIVAFTSDMIPRLVYYYAYSTNEDSPMSGYINNSLSVFQISDFPDRNKPKMNLGDFDTCRYRDYRYPPDHERKYLHTMQFWHILAAKMAFIIIMEHVVFIVKFFVAWMIPDVPADVKAKIKREKYLTQKILHEYELEKLKEKLCRGDNQATEKEFIATEGKVELSRAM, from the exons ATGGTGGAGAACCCTTTGGATTGTATGCTTACACCATTCAGGCTTCCTGAGAAGGTGATGCACCCTGAACCGGATTATTTCACGGCACCATTCAGCAAGGAGAAGCAGGAGTTGTACCTCATTAATGATGAGAGCACTTTCTTCTCACCATCCATGAGAAACAGAATA GTTTATTATATTTTAACACGTTGCCCATATGGGacagaagaagggaagaagaagtTTGGGATTAAAAGACTGCTAAATAATGGCACCTATTCAGCTGCATATCCTCTTCATGAT TGTCAgtactggaaaaaagcaaatgatcCAAACTGTGACAATGAGAGATATACTTTATATATGGAGTGGGCTCGTTTCTTACGTTTCTATAAAGAACAGCCTTTGGACCTTATCAG GAAGTACTATGGCGAGAAGATTGGAATCTATTTTGCCTGGCTCGGATTTTACACTGAGATGTTATTCCTTGCAGCAGTTGTTGGCTTAATCTGTTTTCTCTATGGCTTTTTTACAATGGATGAAAATATGAGCAG caaagAAATCTGTGACCCTGCAATTGGAGGAGAGATCATCATGTGCCCTCTTTGTGACCGAGACTGTGACTACTGGAAGCTAAATACCACCTGTGCGTCTTCAGAG TATTCCCATTTGTTTGATAACGTGGCAActcttttttttgccattttcatgGGCATATGGG ttACTCTGTTCTTGGAGTTTTGGAAGAGACGGCAAGCTAGACTGAAATACGAGTGGGACTTGGTTGATTttgaagaggagcagcagcaactCCAGCTGAGGCCTGAGTATGAAGCCAAATGTACCCAAAAGAAGAAGAACCCTGTAACTCAG GAGATGGAGCCTTATTTGCCTCTAACTAGCCAGGCTGTGCGGTTCTGCATCTCAGGAACTACAGTGTTGTTCTGG GTATCTCTGATTATAGCTAGCATGATAGCCGTGATCGTGTATCGTCTTGCAGTGTATGCTGCCTTTGCCAGCCTCATGGAGAATACTGAGACTTTAGAACCCATCAGTGGATTACTGACTCCTCAACTGGCAACTTCAGTCACAGCCTCATGCCTGAATTTTGTCATCATCATGATACTTAATTTCTTATATGAGAGAATAGCTATCTGGATTACTGATATGG AGATTCCCAGAACTCATCTGGAGTATGAGAACAGGCTGActatgaaaatgtttctgttccAGTTTGTCAACTACTATTCTTCCTGCTTCTATGTGGCCTTCTTCAAAGGGAAGTTTGTTGGTTACCCAGGTGCATACACGTACATGTTTAATCGCTGGCGAAATGAAGAG TGTGATCCTGCAGGCTGCTTGATAGAGTTGACGACACAGCTCACCATAGTCATGGCTGGTAAACAGATCTGGGGAAATATCCAAGAGGCCATTGTACC CTGGATTTGTAACTGGTGGGGACGTCGGAAAGCGAGAAGTAATCCAGAAAATTTATACAGTCGCTGGGAGCAGGACCATGATCTGCAAGTATTCGGAGCCTTGGGCCTATTCTATGAATATCTAGAAATgg TAATTCAGTTTGGATTTATTACTCTCTTTGTGGCCTCCTTTCCTCTGGCTCCCCTTCTTGCTCTGATGAATAATATTTTGGAGATCCGAGTAGACTCCTGGAAGTTAACCACTCAGTACAGGAGACCTGTTGCTGCCAAAGCGCATAGTATAGGAGTTTGGCAAGAAATCCTGAACGGAATGGCCATCTTGTCTGTTGTCACTAAT GCTTTTATTGTTGCATTCACATCAGATATGATTCCTCGTTTAGTTTACTACTATGCTTATTCTACAAACGAAGACTCACCTATGTCTGGATACATAAACAATAGTTTGTCAGTGTTTCAAATCTCGGATTTTCCTGACAGAAACAAGCCAAAAATGAATCTAGGTGATTTTGACACGTGCAG GTACAGAGACTATCGATATCCTCCAGATCATGAGAGGAAATATTTACACACTATGCAGTTCTGGCATATTCTTGCTGCAAAAATGGCCTTTATAATTATTATGGAG CATGTTGTATTCATCGTCAAATTCTTTGTAGCGTGGATGATTCCTGATGTCCCTGCAGACGTGAAAGCCAAAATAAAACGTGAAAAGTACTTAACACAGAAAATCCTCCATGAGTATGAACTtgaaaaactgaaggagaagCTGTGTCGAGGTGATAATCAAGCCACAGAAAAGGAGTTCATTGCCACAGAAGGAAAAGTGGAGTTATCCAGAGCAATGTAG
- the ANO5 gene encoding anoctamin-5 isoform X9, with amino-acid sequence MVPGRKDDIVTLTKFKPWWSEGEECNGPLCETVSTTGSEIPSSSEIDKRHESKDSIFFRDGIRRIDFVLSYVDDLTKEWEKKLERRKEFENNLQKAGLELETEDKKESEDGKIYFVKIHAPWEVLITYAEVLNIKVPIKENDIPPMVENPLDCMLTPFRLPEKVMHPEPDYFTAPFSKEKQELYLINDESTFFSPSMRNRIVYYILTRCPYGTEEGKKKFGIKRLLNNGTYSAAYPLHDCQYWKKANDPNCDNERYTLYMEWARFLRFYKEQPLDLIRKYYGEKIGIYFAWLGFYTEMLFLAAVVGLICFLYGFFTMDENMSSKEICDPAIGGEIIMCPLCDRDCDYWKLNTTCASSEYSHLFDNVATLFFAIFMGIWVTLFLEFWKRRQARLKYEWDLVDFEEEQQQLQLRPEYEAKCTQKKKNPVTQEMEPYLPLTSQAVRFCISGTTVLFWVSLIIASMIAVIVYRLAVYAAFASLMENTETLEPISGLLTPQLATSVTASCLNFVIIMILNFLYERIAIWITDMEIPRTHLEYENRLTMKMFLFQFVNYYSSCFYVAFFKGKFVGYPGAYTYMFNRWRNEECDPAGCLIELTTQLTIVMAGKQIWGNIQEAIVPWICNWWGRRKARSNPENLYSRWEQDHDLQVFGALGLFYEYLEMVIQFGFITLFVASFPLAPLLALMNNILEIRVDSWKLTTQYRRPVAAKAHSIGVWQEILNGMAILSVVTNAFIVAFTSDMIPRLVYYYAYSTNEDSPMSGYINNSLSVFQISDFPDRNKPKMNLGDFDTCRYRDYRYPPDHERKYLHTMQFWHILAAKMAFIIIMEHVVFIVKFFVAWMIPDVPADVKAKIKREKYLTQKILHEYELEKLKEKLCRGDNQATEKEFIATEGKVELSRAM; translated from the exons gaaagaagaaaagaatttgagaACAATCTGCAAAAGGCTGGTTTGGAACTAGAAACAGAAGACaagaag GAATCTGAAGATGGCAAAATTTATTTTGTGAAGATCCATGCCCCATGGGAGGTTCTGATCACGTATGCAGAAGTGCTGAACATTAAAGTTCCTATCAAGGAAAATGATATTCCTCCGATGGTGGAGAACCCTTTGGATTGTATGCTTACACCATTCAGGCTTCCTGAGAAGGTGATGCACCCTGAACCGGATTATTTCACGGCACCATTCAGCAAGGAGAAGCAGGAGTTGTACCTCATTAATGATGAGAGCACTTTCTTCTCACCATCCATGAGAAACAGAATA GTTTATTATATTTTAACACGTTGCCCATATGGGacagaagaagggaagaagaagtTTGGGATTAAAAGACTGCTAAATAATGGCACCTATTCAGCTGCATATCCTCTTCATGAT TGTCAgtactggaaaaaagcaaatgatcCAAACTGTGACAATGAGAGATATACTTTATATATGGAGTGGGCTCGTTTCTTACGTTTCTATAAAGAACAGCCTTTGGACCTTATCAG GAAGTACTATGGCGAGAAGATTGGAATCTATTTTGCCTGGCTCGGATTTTACACTGAGATGTTATTCCTTGCAGCAGTTGTTGGCTTAATCTGTTTTCTCTATGGCTTTTTTACAATGGATGAAAATATGAGCAG caaagAAATCTGTGACCCTGCAATTGGAGGAGAGATCATCATGTGCCCTCTTTGTGACCGAGACTGTGACTACTGGAAGCTAAATACCACCTGTGCGTCTTCAGAG TATTCCCATTTGTTTGATAACGTGGCAActcttttttttgccattttcatgGGCATATGGG ttACTCTGTTCTTGGAGTTTTGGAAGAGACGGCAAGCTAGACTGAAATACGAGTGGGACTTGGTTGATTttgaagaggagcagcagcaactCCAGCTGAGGCCTGAGTATGAAGCCAAATGTACCCAAAAGAAGAAGAACCCTGTAACTCAG GAGATGGAGCCTTATTTGCCTCTAACTAGCCAGGCTGTGCGGTTCTGCATCTCAGGAACTACAGTGTTGTTCTGG GTATCTCTGATTATAGCTAGCATGATAGCCGTGATCGTGTATCGTCTTGCAGTGTATGCTGCCTTTGCCAGCCTCATGGAGAATACTGAGACTTTAGAACCCATCAGTGGATTACTGACTCCTCAACTGGCAACTTCAGTCACAGCCTCATGCCTGAATTTTGTCATCATCATGATACTTAATTTCTTATATGAGAGAATAGCTATCTGGATTACTGATATGG AGATTCCCAGAACTCATCTGGAGTATGAGAACAGGCTGActatgaaaatgtttctgttccAGTTTGTCAACTACTATTCTTCCTGCTTCTATGTGGCCTTCTTCAAAGGGAAGTTTGTTGGTTACCCAGGTGCATACACGTACATGTTTAATCGCTGGCGAAATGAAGAG TGTGATCCTGCAGGCTGCTTGATAGAGTTGACGACACAGCTCACCATAGTCATGGCTGGTAAACAGATCTGGGGAAATATCCAAGAGGCCATTGTACC CTGGATTTGTAACTGGTGGGGACGTCGGAAAGCGAGAAGTAATCCAGAAAATTTATACAGTCGCTGGGAGCAGGACCATGATCTGCAAGTATTCGGAGCCTTGGGCCTATTCTATGAATATCTAGAAATgg TAATTCAGTTTGGATTTATTACTCTCTTTGTGGCCTCCTTTCCTCTGGCTCCCCTTCTTGCTCTGATGAATAATATTTTGGAGATCCGAGTAGACTCCTGGAAGTTAACCACTCAGTACAGGAGACCTGTTGCTGCCAAAGCGCATAGTATAGGAGTTTGGCAAGAAATCCTGAACGGAATGGCCATCTTGTCTGTTGTCACTAAT GCTTTTATTGTTGCATTCACATCAGATATGATTCCTCGTTTAGTTTACTACTATGCTTATTCTACAAACGAAGACTCACCTATGTCTGGATACATAAACAATAGTTTGTCAGTGTTTCAAATCTCGGATTTTCCTGACAGAAACAAGCCAAAAATGAATCTAGGTGATTTTGACACGTGCAG GTACAGAGACTATCGATATCCTCCAGATCATGAGAGGAAATATTTACACACTATGCAGTTCTGGCATATTCTTGCTGCAAAAATGGCCTTTATAATTATTATGGAG CATGTTGTATTCATCGTCAAATTCTTTGTAGCGTGGATGATTCCTGATGTCCCTGCAGACGTGAAAGCCAAAATAAAACGTGAAAAGTACTTAACACAGAAAATCCTCCATGAGTATGAACTtgaaaaactgaaggagaagCTGTGTCGAGGTGATAATCAAGCCACAGAAAAGGAGTTCATTGCCACAGAAGGAAAAGTGGAGTTATCCAGAGCAATGTAG